The Ignavibacteria bacterium genome contains the following window.
TTAATCGAACCATTGTGGAATTGAAACGCCTGGCACGAAAGGGATTTATGGAATGAATGGCGTTTTAATCGAACCATTGTGGAATTGAAACAAAAAAACCAACTAAAGGAGACAAAAATGGAAGAAGGTTTTAATCGAACCATTGTGGAATTGAAACGCCAGCTGTCGCTCAATAGCTGCCAACTGTTTTTTATGTTTTAATCGAACCATTGTGGAATTGAAACATTGACTGGCGGGGCCGTTTTTTAATGTTATTGCCCACGTTTTAATCGAACCATTGTGGAATTGAAACTTGGCCAGTCACGGTTTTTTATCTGGCGCTATATTGTTTTAATCGAACCATTGTGGAATTGAAACCGTTATTATCAATTTATTTTATTTTTGCCGCCATCAGTTTTAATCGAACCATTGTGGAATTGAAACGATTTTAATCGATGCCGAAAAATTTATTCAAGAGAAGTTTTAATCGAACCATTGTGGAATTGAAACGTCATCTTTGTGATGACTTCCCCAACAGTCAGGTTAGTTTTAATCGAACCATTGTGGAATTGAAACGGCTATCGACGATAGCCTTAGAAGCCTTATAAAGAGTTTTAATCGAACCATTGTGGAATTGAAACTGCAACCCAAGTTCCTCAAGAAATCATTTAATGGTTGTTTTAATCGAACCATTGTGGAATTGAAACTAATCAAGACCTTGACTACTTCAAAAAAGTAGTTGAGTTTTAATCGAACCATTGTGGAATTGAAACTTAGTCACTGCTATTAACCTATCTCTATCAAACTCGTTTTAATCGAACCATTGTGGAATTGAAACGACTTCTATATCGAAAATCAGAGCAATTTGAATTGCGTTTTAATCGAACCATTGTGGAATTGAAACGGAAGTTCTTTAAGTTTGCTTAACAATTCTAAATTCGTTTTAATCGAACCATTGTGGAATTGAAACTCATAAGTCCCGCAAGGAACATAAATGAAAGCATTAGTTTTAATCGAACCATTGTGGAATTGAAACGGCAGCACAGGAGTTTTTAAAATGGACCAAAGTAAGTTTTAATCGAACCATTGTGGAATTGAAACCTAATAACATTGCCATTATGATCGTAAACAGCAAGACGTTTTAATCGAACCATTGTGGAATTGAAACTAATTCTTCAAAATAAAAGCAGACTCGTCCATTAAAGTTTTAATCGAACCATTGTGGAATTGAAACGAAACTGTCCATCAACATATTTACTAATCGCTTGGGCGTTTTAATCGAACCATTGTGGAATTGAAACTTATTTGGAGGCTTTATTGAAGCAGGTTCGTTATTGGTTTTAATCGAACCATTGTGGAATTGAAACAATTTTTAATACACATTTAAAAAATATTCTTATTGAAGTTTTAATCGAACCATTGTGGAATTGAAACAGAAAAAATTTTATATTTTTTATAAACAAAGTTTTAAGTTTTAATCGAACCATTGTGGAATTGAAACACTTCCGCTCTTGCTCCTCGAACATACGGCTCGAAAGTTTTAATCGAACCATTGTGGAATTGAAACGGGGCATTTATTATTATACTTAAAACAAAAAGAAATGTTTTAATCGAACCATTGTGGAATTGAAACAATTTTTTGTTATACTGGTCCCAAAAATCGGAAGGTGTTTTAATCGAACCATTGTGGAATTGAAACGGATTTATCTGTAGAGCCATTTTGTATCTCCTTCTTTGTTTTAATCGAACCATTGTGGAATTGAAACGCGAAACTTGCCAGTTCTTTAATGGTTGGCCTCCAAGTTTTAATCGAACCATTGTGGAATTGAAACAATACATAACTATTAATTTTAGGTCTGTAAACAGGTTTTAATCGAACCATTGTGGAATTGAAACAGCAACTTACCGCCATTCTCTCGGTCTACAACTATGGTTTTAATCGAACCATTGTGGAATTGAAACAGCTCAAACAAGATTTTTAAGTTATACAGGGCAAACGTTTTAATCGAACCATTGTGGAATTGGAACGTTAACTGATCAAAGATGTCTACAAACTCCGATAGAGTTTTAATCGAACCATTGTGGAATTGAAACTTATTTGCAGGTTCCCCAAAACCAATAGTTAAAATGTGTTTTAATCGAACCATTGTGGAATTGAAACCTAAGCCAATCAGCTACTTTACCACTCAAAAAATCAGTTTTAATCGAACCATTGTGGAATTGAAACTTTCTAATTCCTAATAAATTTGCGTAAGATTGATAAGTTTTAATCGAACCATTGTGGAATTGAAACAGGCTATTAATCAACCAGCTGATATATACCACCTAAGTTTTAATCGAACCATTGTGGAATTGAAACGTATTAATAGACCAATCATAACCAGCAACAAACCCAAGTTTTAATCGAACCATTGTGGAATTGAAACTAAGATTTTAAAGCCTTGTTTCTTCTACTACAACAGTTTTAATCGAACCATTGTGGAATTGAAACAGATTGTTAATCATAATGTAATATTTCATTCTAAACCTGTTTTAATCGAACCATTGTGGAATTGAAACTTGTCTTAGGCTCTTGTGGAGTAACTATTGTAGAGTTTTAATCGAACCATTGTGGAATTGAAACTGAATTTCGTTGTATCTCTTGGAAATTATTGTCTTCGTTTTAATCGAACCATTGTGGAATTGAAACACATAATCATTAACCCCATCAAACTGATACCCACCAACGTTTTAATCGAACCATTGTGGAATTGAAACTATTACTTTCCACTGCATTAACTTAACTTTTAACTTAGTTTTAATCGAACCATTGTGGAATTGAAACGTTAAATCCGTATCGTAATCTGTTATCTTCTCAATTGTTTTAATCGAACCATTGTGGAATTGAAACTTAATATCGAACGGACACTCCATAACTGCAACTTTCGTTTTAATCGAACCATTGTGGAATTGAAACGAGATATACGCAACTCTAAATCGCAAGTCCCATAATGTTTTAATCGAACCATTGTGGAATTGAAACTTATTATCGACCCATTTTCTGAAATTTCGTTCAATCGTTTTAATCGAACCATTGTGGAATTGAAACCAAGTCCCATAATTCCACTGGGACACTCTCTTCTACGTTTTAATCGAACCATTGTGGAATTGAAACTCAGAACTCCTTTCTATTTCCATATAGGCAAGCCGGGTTTTAATCGAACCATTGTGGAATTGAAACATTGTCCTGTTATCCGTGTTACTTGTTACACTTGGAAGTTTTAATCGAACCATTGTGGAATTGAAACGGGGACTTGGTTGCTAAATATAGGCAACCTTAACTTGTTTTAATCGAACCATTGTGGAATTGAAACGATAATCCCGAGTTTCTCTTTGTATACATCTAACGGGTTTTAATCGAACCATTGTGGAATTGAAACATTATTGAATTAACAACCTTTTCAGTATTAACAGAGTTTTAATCGAACCATTGTGGAATTGAAACCCTTATTGTTTAATTCAATAACTAAATTTCTAATACAAGTTTTAATCGAACCATTGTGGAATTGAAACACCTTTACATTTTTGAGATTATTTCTAATAACAATAGTTTTAATCGAACCATTGTGGAATTGAAACAAGCAAAACTCACACAAGAAGCCTTTGTCTGTTTGAGTTTTAATCGAACCATTGTGGAATTGACCCTTCGGCAAGCTCAGGGTAAGGTGTTGAAAAGATAAATGTTGAGCCTGTCGAAGCATAATCGAACCTATACGTATTCGAAACATTTCAATGACGAAGCTGGAAGCTTCGATTACAATGGTTTTTATTGAACAAATGTGGAATTGACCCTTCAGCAAGCTCAGGGCAGGTGTTGAAAGGATAAATGCTGAGCCTGTCGAAGCATAATTGAACCTATACGTATTCGAAACAATTCAATGACGAAGCTGGAAGCTTCGATTACAATGGTTTTTATTGAACAAATGTGGAATTGACCCTTCGGCAAGCTCAGGGTAAGGTGTTGAAAGGATGAATGCTGAGCCTGTCGAAGCATAATCGAACCATTGTGGAATTGAAACTTCGGCAAGCTCAGGGTAAGGTGTTGAAAGGATGAATGCTAAGCCTGTCGAAGCTTAATCGAACCTATGTTTATTCGAAACATTTCAGTGACGAAGCTGGAAGCTTCGATTACAATGGTTTTTATAGACAAAGCTTAAATTGACTCTTCGATAAGCTCAGGGCGACATTCCCTTCAACAAACTCAGGATCACATTACTCTCGAAAGACTTAGGGTGACAACCTTATTATAATTGATCCAATCTATAAATCTATATTTGAAAAAACTTGTTAGTTTATTGTCAAAACTTAAAGCGTCGCTCGATTTTGGAATTACTTATCTTGTTCTAACATTCCATTTATTTTAATGCTTGCCTTTTCAAGGTAATCATTGGTTATTCCTATCTTTTTGGACCAATTTTTTATGAACATAGTCGCTGTAATCCTCCAAAATTTTCTTCATTATGTTTTAGTCTGCCATTTTACTTTTTTAACTTTGAAAAAAATGGAGTGAAAAATGGATTTGTGGGAGGCAATCTTAACTCGAAGAAGCATCCGTAAATTCACCTCTCAACCAATCTCCCAGGATTTAATTGAAAAAATCTTGAGAGCTGGGATGCAGGCTCCATCTGCAAGAAATAAACAACCATGGCATTTCATTGTAATTCAAAATCGTGAATTGCTTGATAAAATTTCTGTTGTACATCCTTATGCTTATATGTTAAAAGAAGCTCCGCTTGGAATTGTCGTTTGTGGTGATAAAGAAATTGAAGCTACTATCGAGTATATTGTTCAAGATTGTTCTGCTGCAACTCAGAATATGCTGCTCGCTGCTCATAACTTTGGACTTGGCGCTGTATGGCTGGGGATTTATCCGCGAGAACCAAGAATTAAAGCGTTGAGAGAATTACTAAATATTCCCGAAAATGTAATTCCAATTTCTATGATTGCTGTAGGATATCCGGGTGAAAAAAAGTTACCAGAAAGTCGTTTTAAACAAGAAAGAGTGCATTACGAAAAATGGTAATTTAAGAGGTAAGTATGAAAAAATTAATTAATCTTTTTGTAGTCTCAATTCTTCTTTTTCAAATTTCTTATTCTCAAGAAAAAAGCAAAGAAGACGAAATCAATCAATTGAAAAGATTAAATGAATATCTTGAACATCGACTTGATATTCTTGAAAAACGGATTGATGATGTTTTGTGGTTCGAGCGTCTTAGAGATTATGCATTTGTTGATAAAGTTTTTTTAACAGGACCACCAAAATGGAAAGAGAAAAATCCAACTGCTCAAGGTGCTGGAAATCCGGTGAAATTCTGGTCATATGTTTTTATCCCAAAAGGAATTGATTACTCCAAAAAATATCCTTTGATTGTTTTGCCTCACGGAGGAGTTCACGCGAATTTCACTACTTATCATACTCATATTGTTAAAGAAATGCTCGCACAGGGTTATATTGTTGTTGCACCTGAATACAGAGGAAGCACAGGCTATGGTAAAGCGTTTTACGAGTCGATTGACTATGGTGGACTTGAAATTGAAGATTGTGATGCCGCAAGAAAATTTATGATTGAAAACTATGAATTTGTTGATAAGGATAGAGTCGGAATTGTTGGCTGGAGTCATGGTGGCTTGATTGCTCTTATGGCAGTTTTTGATCATCCTGATGAATATAAAGTGTGCTTTGCTGGTGTTCCTGTAAGCGATTTAATTGCAAGAATGGGATATAAAGATGATTCATACCGAGAATTATTTTCAGCTGATTATCATATCGGTAAACCGGCTGATCAGGATGTTCAGGAATATAAAAGAAGATCACCAGTGTGGAATGTTCATAAATTGAAGACACCGCTTTTAATCCATACAAATACAAATGATGAAGATGTAAATGTCCTTGAAGTTGAAAGTTTGATTCGTGCGTTGAAAGCGGAAGGAAAAAAATTCGAATACGAAATATTTAAAGATTTGCCAGGTGGACATTCCTTTGATCGAATGGATACAAAAACTGCAAAAGAAATACGATTGAAGATTTATAAATTTTTAGAGAGATATCTTAAGCCACCAAAACCATTCAAATCGATTGATGATATTAATAAGGCAGCTTACAGGTAATTTTTAAATGTTTTGTTTGTTTGTTCATTTATTTTTTTACAATGGATATTCAGAAAATTTTAGTTTATTCTGAAGTAAACAAAACATTAAAACTCTTTTGTGTTTTTAGTTTATTATTTTTACATAAAGAAGACTAATTAATAAAGTGAAGTATGGCGAAAGATAAAAAGCAAAAGTCAACAAGAACGAACCTTGAAAAGAAGAAAATTCATTGGGGTAAAATATCCTGGTACACATTTTTAGTCATCATACTTATTCTTTTCATAGTAAATAATACACGCAAAGACGAAGGTCCACAATTTCAATATCCTCCCGGAACAAAGAAAAATCTTTATGAGCCTGACAATCCAGAAAATCTGCCTTTAGCATACGATTTTACATTGAAATCAATTGATGGCTCAACAAAAAAACTATCTGACTTTAAGGATAAAATTGTTGTTCTTGACTTTTGGGCAACCTGGTGCCAGCCTTGCATTAAAAGTATTCCAGATTTAATCGAGATTCAGAAAACAATAAAAGATGTTCAAGTTATTGGCATTTCGGTCGATCAAAATCCAATGCAAGTCGTTCCTGATTTTGTCAAAAAATATAAAATCAATTATCCTATCTTGATTGGGACAGAAGAGGTTTATGAAAAGTATGGCGGGATAAACGCGATACCAACTTCATTTATTATTGATAAAAATGGGAGAATTAGAAATAAACATATTGGACTTGTGCCTAAAGAAGTCCTGATTGAAGAAATTAGAAAAGCAATGAATTGATTTAATGAAAGTTTTATATTATTCGTTAATTGTTATAATACTTGATCAGGCAACCAAACTTTTAGTAAAAGGTTTTAAAATTCCCTTTCTCAATTTTCATCATCGTGGTTTGAAGATTAACTCGAGTATCAAGGTCTGGGATGATATTATTCAAATTACTCATGTTGAAAATTATGGATTGGCTTTTGGAATAGATTTCGGCAGAGAGTTCAAAGTTGTTTTGACAATCTTCACAATAATTGCAGCTTTATTAATTCTTTACTACCTGTATGTATCTCGTTATAAAGATTTTAAGATTAGACTTGCAATAGCTTTGATTTTTGGCGGAGCAATGGGAAACATTATCGATCGAACATTTTATGGTGTTTTATATGGTTATGCGCCCTTGCTTCATGGAAGAGTGGTTGATTTTATTCATATAGATTTTTTTGATTACAGTTTGTTTGGAAGAACTTATCAGAGTCTTCCTATTTTTAATTTTGCAGATGTAGCAGTACTGGCTGGAATTATAATGCTTCTTTACATCTCCTTTAAATCAAAATTGCAGCGAGATCTTAGCGAACAAAGCACTTCGGAAGAAGCTTCAACCAGCGATTCAATCCAGAGTAATACTGAACAGGAAAAAGAAAATGAAAATTCAAGCGACGCACAAAATTATTGACAAACAAAAAAATTCTAAGTTGTGTTTCGTTTGTGGATTAAAAAATCCATTTGGTCTAAAAGCTCAGTTTTTTGTTTCGGAAACGAAAGAATTGATAGCGATTTTCAAACCTGAGGAAGTTCATCAAAGTTATCCTAACAGACTTCACGGTGGAATAGCCTCAGCAATTCTGGATGAAACAATTGGTCGTGCAATACTCAATCATTATACAGAAGAGGTCTGGGGAGTAACAATTGAATTGAATGTCAGGTTCAGAAAACCGATTGATTTAAATCAAGAATTGAAAGTTATTGGAAGAATTACAAAAGATGATAATCGAATCTTTGAAGGAACTGGAGAGATAATTTTACCTGACGGAGAAATTGCCGTAGAAGCACACGGAAAATATTTGAAAGTCCCTCTTGAAAAAATTACTGTTTTTGATCCCGTTGAATATGAATGGCGTGTGGTTCGAAATGAAAACGATCCAATTGAAATCAAGATATGATTCAAACTTTAGAATTAATATTTGAAAATGCACCTGCCTTGATAATATCCTTCATTAATCTAAATTCCACGAATTTGTCTTCTAAGAAAATCAATTGATTTTTAGAAAACAATTATAAAGTCAGAATTCAATATCACTCTCAAATTATAAATTCAACTCGATATTAAAAATAAAAATCCCAATCGGATAAAGTTTATCACCCGACCCGATTGAGATTTAATGATCTTTTGTTAAGATCTATTAATTAGAAGAAACTTACCATATGAATTACTTCGTCATTGTAGACAAGGAAACTTGCATTTATGTTTTTGTTCTCGTTTAGAATCTTAAAATCTTCGCCAACTCCAATTGATTTTTGATGAATTTGCTCGAGATCAAGTAACTCGCCAATTCTACTCATAAAAATGAATTTATTGTCTGTTTGGAGATTAGTTTTTAATGGATGATCCAGAGCTTCAACAAAAACGGCTCGCAATAGTCTGGATTTTATTTCCGCGAAATAATTTTTATCTGAGAAAAATTCGAATGATATAAGTTTATCGTTGATAAAAACAGCAACACCATTAATGTTTGAGGGTAGTTCGTAACTTGAAAAATCATACATTCTTTCTCGATTTAATTTTTCTTTCATATAATAAGAGTAAGAACGCGTTTCGGAATGCAAGCCATCCTTTTCAAAATCCTTATCAATGTAGTACCACACACTTGATTGATCTGATCTAAATCCCCTTTGTCTTTTTAAATTTTTTGCAACATCAGCATCCACGACTTTTCTAAGTTTATAAGCAACCATTTCTTCAGCTGGAGTGAAATCGGGACTGATGTGAACCCATCTGCCTCGTTCGATACAGCTTACCGGGATAATCACTTCAGAATTTGGTTCGATAAGAATTGATGTATTAACCATTCGATTTTGTTTTGCCCCTTCGAGGTGTTCCCCTTGAGGGATTAAAATAAATTCGTTTGATTTATTAATGATTTTTACTTCGGGAACGCTACCAGCTTCACTAATTTCTGTTACTTGAGCTTTCCCTTTTGAGACGACATATTTCAAAGATTTATAAGTTAATTTCGGAGGGGTTTTTAATTCTACAGGCAGAAAAGTTACATTTCTGAAACTATAACTTGTTTCGTGAATGGTGAGATTATCAAAAAATGATTTAAGATTATATTGTCCCATAGTTATGATCCTCCTGGATTTTTGGTTTATTAAAAATGATTAGTTTCATCCTTTAATCCTCTTTACTGGATATGAGTTGGTCTTCGATATTTTTTCCAATATTTATCTGCAAAGATTAAACAGGAAACTTTACAATTTTTACGGCTTAAAGCTTTATTTTTGATGAAATTTTGTTGTTTTTTTCAAACTAAATCTGAAAGGAGACCTCTTATGAAAAAAGTTTTTGTCAAAGGAAGTACCAATGAATTCATTGTTAGAAAGATTGCGTGTGTCGGGAAAAACTACCTTGAACACGCTAAAGAACTTGGTGACGCTGTACCTGAAAAGCCAGTGATTTTTTTGAAACCTTCATCTTCAATAATATTTAGTGGAGATAAAATTGTTTATCCAGAATTTTCAAAATCGCTTCATTACGAAACTGAGCTTGTTTTATTGATTGGGAAAACGGGGAAGAAAATTCCTGAATCTGATGCATTGAACTACATTGCTGGTTACACTGTTGGACTGGATATGACACTAAGAGACTTGCAATCAGAAGCGAAAAAGCTTGGGCATCCGTGGACAATTTCAAAATGCTTTGATACTTCAACTGTTCTTGGAGAATTTACTCCGGCAAATCAAGTTGAAAATCCCAATTCGCTTGACATTAAACTCTGGGTTAATGGTGAATTAAAACAAAGTGATAATACTTCAAATATGATTTTTTCTGTTGAAGAAATTGTGGAATATCTATCTTATTATTTCACACTTGAAGAAGGTGATCTGGTTTTTACCGGGACACCAAAAGGAGTTGGTGAAGTCAAAGTTGGTGATAAATTAGTCGCGGAAATTTCAAATGTTGGAAGATTGGAGACGGAAGTAATTTGATAAAATTTTTATAAGAAAAATTTTTTACTGAACTAAAGTCCTGAACAGTATTTGAATGATTAATTTTTTGCAAAGCTAAATCGCTGCATTTATAAGCTGAGTAATTTCACTTTAAATCAGAACAGATGATTTTTAAAAAAATATGTGAAAATCCGTTTAAATCCGTATTCATCTGTGTCCCATTTTTGAATTT
Protein-coding sequences here:
- a CDS encoding signal peptidase II, translated to MKVLYYSLIVIILDQATKLLVKGFKIPFLNFHHRGLKINSSIKVWDDIIQITHVENYGLAFGIDFGREFKVVLTIFTIIAALLILYYLYVSRYKDFKIRLAIALIFGGAMGNIIDRTFYGVLYGYAPLLHGRVVDFIHIDFFDYSLFGRTYQSLPIFNFADVAVLAGIIMLLYISFKSKLQRDLSEQSTSEEASTSDSIQSNTEQEKENENSSDAQNY
- a CDS encoding nitroreductase family protein, with product MDLWEAILTRRSIRKFTSQPISQDLIEKILRAGMQAPSARNKQPWHFIVIQNRELLDKISVVHPYAYMLKEAPLGIVVCGDKEIEATIEYIVQDCSAATQNMLLAAHNFGLGAVWLGIYPREPRIKALRELLNIPENVIPISMIAVGYPGEKKLPESRFKQERVHYEKW
- a CDS encoding PaaI family thioesterase, whose product is MKIQATHKIIDKQKNSKLCFVCGLKNPFGLKAQFFVSETKELIAIFKPEEVHQSYPNRLHGGIASAILDETIGRAILNHYTEEVWGVTIELNVRFRKPIDLNQELKVIGRITKDDNRIFEGTGEIILPDGEIAVEAHGKYLKVPLEKITVFDPVEYEWRVVRNENDPIEIKI
- a CDS encoding fumarylacetoacetate hydrolase family protein, which codes for MKKVFVKGSTNEFIVRKIACVGKNYLEHAKELGDAVPEKPVIFLKPSSSIIFSGDKIVYPEFSKSLHYETELVLLIGKTGKKIPESDALNYIAGYTVGLDMTLRDLQSEAKKLGHPWTISKCFDTSTVLGEFTPANQVENPNSLDIKLWVNGELKQSDNTSNMIFSVEEIVEYLSYYFTLEEGDLVFTGTPKGVGEVKVGDKLVAEISNVGRLETEVI
- a CDS encoding TlpA family protein disulfide reductase; its protein translation is MAKDKKQKSTRTNLEKKKIHWGKISWYTFLVIILILFIVNNTRKDEGPQFQYPPGTKKNLYEPDNPENLPLAYDFTLKSIDGSTKKLSDFKDKIVVLDFWATWCQPCIKSIPDLIEIQKTIKDVQVIGISVDQNPMQVVPDFVKKYKINYPILIGTEEVYEKYGGINAIPTSFIIDKNGRIRNKHIGLVPKEVLIEEIRKAMN
- a CDS encoding S9 family peptidase; the encoded protein is MKKLINLFVVSILLFQISYSQEKSKEDEINQLKRLNEYLEHRLDILEKRIDDVLWFERLRDYAFVDKVFLTGPPKWKEKNPTAQGAGNPVKFWSYVFIPKGIDYSKKYPLIVLPHGGVHANFTTYHTHIVKEMLAQGYIVVAPEYRGSTGYGKAFYESIDYGGLEIEDCDAARKFMIENYEFVDKDRVGIVGWSHGGLIALMAVFDHPDEYKVCFAGVPVSDLIARMGYKDDSYRELFSADYHIGKPADQDVQEYKRRSPVWNVHKLKTPLLIHTNTNDEDVNVLEVESLIRALKAEGKKFEYEIFKDLPGGHSFDRMDTKTAKEIRLKIYKFLERYLKPPKPFKSIDDINKAAYR